In one window of Escherichia coli DSM 30083 = JCM 1649 = ATCC 11775 DNA:
- the fadB gene encoding fatty acid oxidation complex subunit alpha FadB: MLYKGDTLYLDWLEDGIAELVFDTPGSVNKLDTATVASLGEAIGVLEQQSDLKGLLLRSNKAAFIVGADITEFLSLFLVPEEQLSQWLHFANSVFNRLEDLPVPTIAAVNGYALGGGCECVLATDYRLATPDLRIGLPETKLGIMPGFGGSVRMPRMLGADSALEIIAAGKDVGADQALKIGLVDGVVKAEKLVEGAIAILRQAINGDLDWKAKRQPKLEPLKLSKIEAAMSFTIAKGMVAQTAGKHYPAPITAVKTIEAAARFGREEALNLENKSFVPLAHTNEARALVGIFLNDQYVKGKAKKLTKDVETPKQAAVLGAGIMGGGIAYQSAWKGVPVVMKDINDKSLTLGMTEAAKLLNKQLERGKIDGLKLAGVISTIHPTLDYAGFDRVDVVVEAVVENPKVKKAVLAETEQKVRPDTVLASNTSTIPISELANALERPENFCGMHFFNPVHRMPLVEIIRGEKSSDETIAKVVAWASKMGKTPIVVNDCPGFFVNRVLFPYFAGFSQLLRDGAGFRKIDKVMEKQFGWPMGPAYLLDVVGIDTAHHAQAVMAAGFPQRMQKDYRDAIDALFDANRFGQKNGLGFWRYKEDSKGKPKKEEDVVVDDLLAKVSQPKRDFSEEEIIARMMIPMVNEVVRCLEEGIIATPAEADMALVYGLGFPPFHGGAFRWLDTLGSAKYLDMAQQYQHLGPLYEVPEGLRNKARHNEPYYPPVEPARPVGDLKTA; this comes from the coding sequence ATGCTTTACAAAGGCGACACCCTTTACCTTGACTGGCTGGAAGATGGCATTGCCGAACTGGTATTTGATACCCCAGGTTCAGTTAATAAACTCGACACTGCGACCGTCGCCAGCCTCGGCGAGGCCATCGGCGTGCTGGAACAGCAATCAGATCTAAAAGGACTGCTGCTACGTTCGAACAAAGCAGCCTTTATCGTCGGTGCTGATATCACCGAATTTTTGTCCCTGTTCCTCGTTCCTGAAGAACAGTTAAGTCAGTGGCTGCACTTTGCCAATAGCGTGTTTAATCGCCTGGAAGATCTGCCGGTGCCGACCATTGCTGCCGTCAACGGCTATGCGCTGGGCGGTGGCTGCGAATGCGTGCTGGCGACCGATTATCGTCTGGCGACGCCGGATCTGCGCATCGGTCTGCCGGAAACCAAATTGGGCATCATGCCGGGCTTTGGCGGTTCTGTACGTATGCCACGTATGCTGGGCGCTGACAGTGCGCTGGAAATCATTGCCGCCGGTAAAGATGTCGGCGCGGATCAGGCGCTGAAAATCGGTCTGGTGGATGGCGTAGTCAAAGCAGAAAAACTGGTTGAAGGGGCGATAGCGATTTTACGCCAGGCCATTAACGGCGACCTCGACTGGAAAGCAAAACGTCAGCCGAAGCTGGAACCGCTAAAACTGAGCAAGATTGAAGCCGCCATGAGCTTCACCATCGCTAAAGGGATGGTCGCGCAAACGGCGGGGAAACATTATCCGGCCCCCATCACCGCAGTAAAAACCATTGAAGCTGCGGCCCGTTTTGGTCGTGAAGAAGCCTTAAACCTGGAAAACAAAAGTTTTGTCCCGCTGGCGCATACCAACGAAGCCCGCGCACTGGTCGGCATTTTCCTTAACGATCAATATGTAAAAGGTAAAGCGAAGAAACTCACCAAAGATGTTGAAACCCCGAAACAGGCCGCTGTGCTGGGCGCAGGCATTATGGGCGGCGGCATCGCCTACCAGTCTGCGTGGAAAGGCGTGCCGGTTGTCATGAAAGATATCAACGACAAGTCGTTAACCCTCGGCATGACCGAAGCCGCGAAACTGCTGAACAAGCAGCTTGAGCGCGGCAAGATCGATGGTCTGAAACTGGCTGGCGTGATCTCCACAATTCACCCAACGCTCGACTACGCCGGGTTTGACCGCGTGGATGTTGTGGTAGAAGCGGTTGTTGAAAACCCGAAAGTGAAAAAAGCCGTGCTGGCAGAAACCGAGCAGAAAGTACGCCCGGATACCGTGCTGGCGTCTAACACTTCAACCATTCCTATCAGCGAACTGGCCAACGCGCTGGAACGTCCGGAAAACTTCTGCGGGATGCACTTCTTTAACCCGGTGCACCGGATGCCGTTGGTGGAAATTATTCGCGGCGAGAAAAGCTCCGACGAAACCATCGCGAAAGTCGTCGCCTGGGCGAGCAAGATGGGCAAGACGCCGATTGTGGTCAACGACTGCCCCGGCTTCTTCGTCAACCGTGTGCTGTTCCCCTATTTCGCCGGTTTCAGCCAGTTGCTGCGCGACGGCGCGGGTTTCCGCAAGATCGACAAAGTGATGGAAAAACAGTTTGGCTGGCCGATGGGTCCGGCATATCTGCTGGATGTTGTGGGCATTGACACCGCGCATCACGCTCAGGCTGTCATGGCAGCAGGCTTCCCGCAGCGGATGCAGAAAGATTATCGCGATGCCATCGACGCGCTGTTTGATGCCAACCGCTTTGGTCAGAAGAACGGCCTCGGTTTCTGGCGTTATAAAGAAGACAGCAAAGGTAAGCCGAAGAAAGAAGAAGATGTCGTCGTTGACGACCTGCTGGCAAAAGTGAGCCAGCCGAAGCGCGATTTCAGCGAGGAAGAGATTATCGCCCGCATGATGATCCCGATGGTCAACGAAGTGGTCCGCTGTCTGGAAGAGGGCATTATCGCCACTCCGGCAGAAGCGGATATGGCGCTGGTCTACGGCCTGGGCTTCCCTCCGTTCCACGGCGGCGCGTTCCGCTGGCTGGACACCCTCGGCAGCGCAAAATACCTCGATATGGCACAGCAATATCAGCACCTCGGCCCGCTGTATGAAGTACCGGAAGGTCTGCGTAATAAAGCACGTCATAACGAACCGTACTATCCCCCGGTTGAGCCAGCCCGTCCGGTTGGCGACCTGAAAACGGCTTAA
- the fadA gene encoding acetyl-CoA C-acyltransferase FadA, whose translation MEQVVIVDAIRTPMGRSKGGAFRNVRAEDLSAHLMRSLLARNPALEAAALDDIYWGCVQQTLEQGFNIARNAALLAEVPHSVPAVTVNRLCGSSMQALHDAARMIMTGDAQACLVGGVEHMGHVPMSHGVDFHPGLSRNVAKAAGMMGLTAEMLARMHGISREMQDAFAARSHARAWAATQSGAFKNEIIPTGGHDADGVLKQFNYDEVIRPETTVEALATLRPAFDPVSGTVTAGTSSALSDGAAAMLVMSESRARELGLKPRARVRSMAVVGCDPSIMGYGPVPASKLALKKAGLSASDIGVFEMNEAFAAQILPCIKDLGLMEQIDEKINLNGGAIALGHPLGCSGARISTTLLNLMEHKDVQFGLATMCIGLGQGIATVFERV comes from the coding sequence ATGGAACAGGTTGTCATTGTCGATGCAATTCGCACCCCGATGGGCCGTTCGAAGGGCGGTGCTTTTCGTAACGTGCGTGCGGAAGATCTCTCCGCTCATTTAATGCGTAGCCTGCTGGCGCGTAACCCGGCGCTGGAAGCAGCGGCCCTCGACGATATTTACTGGGGTTGTGTGCAGCAAACACTGGAGCAGGGTTTTAACATCGCCCGTAACGCGGCACTGTTGGCTGAAGTGCCGCACTCTGTCCCGGCGGTTACCGTTAATCGCTTGTGTGGTTCATCCATGCAGGCACTGCATGACGCAGCACGAATGATCATGACCGGCGATGCGCAGGCATGTCTGGTTGGCGGCGTGGAGCATATGGGCCATGTGCCAATGAGTCACGGCGTCGATTTTCACCCCGGCCTTAGCCGTAATGTCGCCAAAGCGGCGGGCATGATGGGCTTAACGGCAGAAATGCTGGCGCGTATGCATGGTATCAGCCGTGAAATGCAGGATGCCTTTGCCGCGCGGTCACACGCCCGCGCGTGGGCCGCCACGCAGTCAGGCGCATTTAAAAATGAAATCATCCCGACCGGTGGTCACGATGCCGACGGCGTATTGAAGCAGTTTAATTACGACGAAGTGATTCGCCCGGAAACCACCGTGGAAGCCCTCGCCACACTGCGTCCGGCGTTTGATCCCGTCAGCGGTACGGTAACGGCGGGTACATCTTCTGCGCTTTCCGATGGCGCAGCTGCCATGCTGGTGATGAGTGAAAGCCGCGCCCGTGAATTAGGTCTTAAGCCGCGCGCCCGCGTGCGTTCGATGGCGGTTGTGGGTTGTGACCCATCTATTATGGGTTATGGTCCGGTTCCGGCCTCGAAGCTGGCGCTGAAAAAAGCGGGGCTTTCTGCCAGCGATATCGGCGTATTCGAGATGAACGAAGCCTTTGCCGCGCAGATCCTGCCGTGTATTAAAGATCTCGGGCTAATGGAGCAGATTGACGAGAAGATCAACCTCAACGGTGGCGCGATCGCGCTGGGTCATCCGCTGGGTTGTTCCGGTGCGCGTATCAGCACCACGCTGCTGAATCTGATGGAACACAAAGACGTCCAGTTTGGTCTGGCGACGATGTGTATCGGTCTGGGTCAGGGCATTGCAACGGTGTTTGAGCGGGTTTAA
- the fre gene encoding NAD(P)H-flavin reductase: MTTLSCKVTSVEAITDTVYRVRIVPDAAFSFRAGQYLMVVMDERDKRPFSMASTPDEKGFIELHIGASEINLYAKAVMDRILKDHQIVVDIPHGEAWLRDDEERPMILIAGGTGFSYARSILLTALARNPNRDITIYWGGREEQHLYDLCELEALSLKHPGLQVVPVVEQPEAGWRGRTGTVLTAVLQDHGTLAEHDIYIAGRFEMAKIARDLFCSERNAREDRLFGDAFAFI; encoded by the coding sequence ATGACAACCTTAAGCTGTAAAGTGACCTCGGTAGAAGCTATCACGGATACCGTATATCGTGTCCGCATCGTGCCAGACGCGGCCTTTTCTTTTCGTGCTGGTCAGTATTTGATGGTAGTGATGGATGAGCGCGACAAACGTCCGTTCTCAATGGCTTCGACGCCAGATGAAAAAGGGTTTATCGAGCTGCATATTGGCGCTTCTGAAATCAACCTTTACGCGAAAGCAGTCATGGACCGCATCCTCAAAGATCATCAAATCGTGGTCGATATTCCCCACGGAGAAGCGTGGCTGCGCGATGATGAAGAGCGTCCGATGATTTTGATTGCGGGCGGCACCGGGTTCTCTTATGCCCGCTCGATTTTGCTGACAGCGTTGGCGCGTAACCCAAACCGTGATATCACCATTTACTGGGGCGGGCGTGAAGAGCAGCATCTGTATGATCTCTGCGAGCTTGAGGCGCTTTCGTTGAAGCATCCTGGTCTACAAGTGGTGCCGGTGGTTGAACAACCGGAAGCGGGCTGGCGTGGGCGTACTGGCACCGTGTTAACGGCGGTATTGCAGGATCATGGTACGCTGGCAGAGCATGATATCTATATTGCCGGACGTTTTGAGATGGCGAAAATTGCCCGTGACCTGTTTTGCAGTGAGCGTAATGCGCGGGAAGATCGCCTGTTTGGCGATGCGTTTGCATTTATCTGA
- the ubiD gene encoding 4-hydroxy-3-polyprenylbenzoate decarboxylase: MDAMKYNDLRDFLTLLEQQGELKRITLPVDPHLEITEIADRTLRAGGPALLFENPKGYSMPVLCNLFGTPKRVAMGMGQEDVSALREVGKLLAFLKEPEPPKGFRDLFDKLPQFKQVLNMPTKRLRGAPCQQKIVSGDDVDLNRIPIMTCWPEDAAPLITWGLTVTRGPHKERQNLGIYRQQLIGKNKLIMRWLSHRGGALDYQEWCAAHPGERFPVSVALGADPATILGAVTPVPDTLSEYAFAGLLRGTKTEVVKCISNDLEVPASAEIVLEGYIEQGETAPEGPYGDHTGYYNEVDSFPVFTVTHITQREDAIYHSTYTGRPPDEPAVLGVALNEVFVPILQKQFPEIVDFYLPPEGCSYRLAVVTIKKQYAGHAKRVMMGVWSFLRQFMYTKFVIVCDDDVNARDWNDVIWAITTRMDPARDTVLVENTPIDYLDFASPVSGLGSKMGLDATNKWPGETQREWGRPIKKDPDVVAHIDAIWDELAIFNNGKSA, from the coding sequence ATGGACGCCATGAAATATAACGATTTACGCGACTTCTTGACGCTGCTTGAACAGCAGGGTGAGCTAAAACGTATCACGCTCCCGGTGGATCCGCACCTGGAAATCACTGAAATTGCTGACCGCACTTTGCGTGCCGGTGGGCCTGCGCTGTTGTTCGAAAACCCTAAAGGCTACTCAATGCCGGTGCTGTGCAACCTGTTCGGTACGCCAAAGCGCGTGGCGATGGGCATGGGGCAGGAAGATGTTTCGGCGCTGCGTGAAGTTGGTAAATTATTGGCGTTTCTGAAAGAGCCGGAGCCGCCAAAAGGTTTCCGCGACCTGTTTGATAAACTGCCGCAGTTTAAGCAAGTATTGAACATGCCGACAAAGCGACTGCGTGGTGCACCCTGCCAACAAAAAATCGTCTCTGGCGATGACGTCGATCTCAATCGCATTCCCATTATGACCTGCTGGCCGGAAGATGCCGCGCCGCTGATTACCTGGGGGCTCACCGTAACGCGCGGCCCGCATAAAGAGCGGCAGAATCTGGGCATTTATCGCCAGCAGCTAATTGGTAAAAACAAACTGATTATGCGCTGGCTGTCGCATCGCGGCGGCGCGTTGGATTATCAGGAGTGGTGTGCGGCGCATCCGGGCGAACGTTTCCCGGTTTCTGTGGCGCTGGGTGCCGATCCTGCCACGATTCTCGGTGCAGTCACCCCCGTTCCGGATACGCTTTCAGAGTATGCGTTTGCCGGATTGCTGCGCGGTACCAAGACCGAAGTGGTGAAGTGTATCTCCAATGACCTTGAAGTGCCCGCCAGTGCGGAGATTGTGCTGGAAGGGTATATCGAACAAGGCGAAACTGCGCCGGAAGGGCCGTATGGCGACCACACCGGTTACTATAACGAAGTCGATAGTTTTCCGGTATTTACCGTGACGCATATTACCCAGCGTGAAGATGCGATTTATCATTCCACCTATACCGGGCGTCCGCCAGATGAACCTGCGGTACTGGGTGTAGCACTGAACGAAGTGTTCGTGCCGATTCTGCAAAAACAGTTCCCGGAAATTGTCGATTTTTATCTGCCGCCGGAAGGCTGTTCTTATCGTCTGGCGGTAGTGACGATCAAAAAACAGTACGCCGGACACGCGAAGCGCGTCATGATGGGCGTCTGGTCGTTCTTACGCCAGTTTATGTACACTAAATTTGTGATCGTTTGCGATGATGACGTCAACGCCCGCGACTGGAACGATGTGATTTGGGCGATTACCACCCGTATGGACCCGGCGCGGGATACTGTTCTGGTAGAAAATACGCCTATTGATTATCTGGATTTTGCCTCGCCTGTCTCCGGGCTGGGTTCAAAAATGGGGCTGGATGCCACGAATAAATGGCCGGGTGAAACCCAGCGTGAATGGGGACGTCCCATCAAAAAAGATCCAGATGTTGTCGCGCATATTGACGCCATTTGGGATGAACTGGCTATTTTTAACAACGGTAAAAGCGCCTGA
- the rfaH gene encoding transcription/translation regulatory transformer protein RfaH encodes MQSWYLLYCKRGQLQRAQEHLERQAVNCLAPMITLEKIVRGKRTAVSEPLFPNYLFVEFDPEVIHTTTINATRGVSHFVRFGASPAIVPSAVIHQLSVYKPKDIVDPSTPYPGDKVIITEGAFEGFQAIFTEPDGEARSMLLLNLINKEIKHSVKNTEFRKL; translated from the coding sequence ATGCAATCCTGGTATTTACTGTACTGCAAGCGCGGGCAACTTCAACGTGCCCAGGAACACCTCGAAAGACAGGCTGTGAATTGCCTGGCACCGATGATCACCCTGGAAAAAATCGTGCGTGGCAAACGTACTGCAGTCAGTGAGCCATTGTTCCCCAACTACTTGTTTGTGGAGTTCGATCCGGAAGTGATTCATACCACGACTATCAACGCGACTCGTGGTGTCAGCCACTTCGTGCGCTTTGGCGCGTCGCCAGCGATAGTCCCATCGGCGGTGATTCATCAGTTATCAGTGTATAAACCGAAAGATATTGTCGATCCATCGACGCCGTATCCTGGTGATAAAGTGATTATTACTGAAGGCGCATTCGAAGGTTTTCAGGCCATTTTCACCGAGCCCGATGGCGAGGCTCGCTCCATGCTATTGCTGAATCTTATTAATAAAGAGATTAAGCACAGTGTGAAGAACACCGAGTTCCGCAAACTCTAA
- the tatD gene encoding 3'-5' ssDNA/RNA exonuclease TatD yields the protein MFDIGVNLTSSQFAKDRDDVVARAFDAGVNGLLITGTNLRESQQAQKLARQYSSCWSTAGVHPHDSSQWQAVTEEAIIELAAQPEVVAIGECGLDFNRNFSTPEEQERAFVAQLRIAAELNMPVFMHCRDAHERFMTLLEPWLDKLPGAVLHCFTGTREEMQACVACGIYIGITGWVCDERRGLELRELLPLIPAEKLLIETDAPYLLPRDLTPKPSSRRNEPAHLPHILQRIAHWRGEDAAWLAATTDANVKTLFGIAF from the coding sequence ATGTTTGATATCGGCGTTAATTTGACCAGTTCGCAATTTGCGAAAGACCGTGATGATGTTGTAGCGCGCGCTTTTGACGCGGGAGTTAATGGGCTACTCATCACCGGTACCAATCTGCGTGAAAGCCAGCAGGCGCAAAAGCTGGCGCGTCAGTATTCGTCCTGTTGGTCAACGGCGGGCGTACATCCTCACGACAGCAGCCAGTGGCAAGCTGTGACTGAAGAAGCGATTATTGAGCTGGCCGCGCAGCCAGAAGTGGTGGCGATTGGTGAATGTGGTCTCGACTTTAACCGCAACTTTTCGACGCCGGAAGAGCAGGAACGCGCTTTTGTTGCCCAGCTACGCATTGCCGCAGAATTAAACATGCCGGTATTTATGCACTGTCGCGATGCCCACGAGCGGTTTATGACATTGCTGGAGCCGTGGCTGGATAAACTGCCTGGTGCGGTTCTTCATTGCTTTACCGGCACACGCGAAGAGATGCAGGCGTGCGTGGCGTGTGGAATTTATATCGGCATTACCGGTTGGGTTTGCGATGAACGACGCGGGCTGGAGCTGCGGGAATTGTTGCCGTTGATTCCGGCGGAGAAATTGCTGATCGAAACTGATGCGCCGTATCTGCTCCCTCGCGATCTCACGCCAAAGCCATCATCCCGGCGCAACGAGCCAGCCCATCTGCCCCATATTTTGCAACGTATTGCGCACTGGCGTGGAGAAGATGCCGCATGGCTGGCTGCCACCACGGATGCCAATGTCAAAACACTGTTTGGGATTGCGTTTTAG
- the tatC gene encoding Sec-independent protein translocase subunit TatC: protein MSVEDTQPLITHLIELRKRLLNCIISVIVIFLCLVYFANDIYHLVSAPLIKQLPQGSTMIATDVASPFFTPIKLTFMVSLILSAPVILYQVWAFIAPALYKHERRLVVPLLVSSSLLFYIGMAFAYFVVFPLAFGFLANTAPEGVQVSTDIASYLSFVMALFMAFGVSFEVPVAIVLLCWMGITSPEDLRKKRPYVLVGAFVVGMLLTPPDVFSQTLLAIPMYCLFEIGVFFSRFYVGKGRNREEENDAEAESEKTEE from the coding sequence ATGTCTGTAGAAGATACTCAACCGCTTATCACGCATCTGATTGAGCTGCGTAAGCGTCTGCTGAACTGCATTATCTCGGTGATCGTGATATTCCTGTGTCTGGTCTATTTCGCCAATGACATCTATCACCTGGTATCCGCGCCACTGATCAAGCAGTTGCCGCAAGGTTCAACGATGATCGCCACCGACGTGGCCTCGCCGTTCTTTACGCCGATCAAGCTGACCTTTATGGTGTCGCTGATTCTGTCAGCGCCGGTGATTCTCTATCAGGTGTGGGCGTTTATCGCCCCAGCGCTGTATAAGCATGAACGTCGCCTGGTGGTGCCGCTGCTGGTTTCCAGCTCTCTGCTGTTTTATATCGGCATGGCGTTCGCCTACTTTGTGGTCTTTCCGCTGGCATTTGGCTTCCTTGCCAATACCGCGCCGGAAGGGGTACAGGTATCCACCGACATCGCGAGCTATTTAAGCTTCGTTATGGCGCTGTTTATGGCGTTTGGTGTCTCCTTTGAAGTGCCGGTGGCAATTGTGCTGCTGTGCTGGATGGGGATTACCTCGCCAGAAGACTTACGCAAAAAACGCCCGTATGTGCTGGTTGGTGCATTCGTTGTCGGGATGTTGCTGACGCCGCCGGATGTCTTCTCGCAAACGCTGTTGGCGATCCCTATGTACTGCCTGTTTGAAATCGGTGTCTTCTTCTCACGCTTTTACGTTGGTAAAGGGCGAAACCGGGAAGAGGAAAACGACGCTGAAGCAGAAAGCGAAAAAACTGAAGAATAA
- the tatB gene encoding Sec-independent protein translocase protein TatB, protein MFDIGFSELLLVFIIGLVVLGPQRLPVAVKTVAGWIRALRSLATTVQNELTQELKLQEFQDSLKKVEKASLTNLTPELKASMDELRQAAESMKRSYVANDPEKASDEAHTIHNPVVKDNETAHEGVTPAAAQTQASSPEQKPETTPEPVVKPAADAEPKTAAPSPSSSDKP, encoded by the coding sequence GTGTTTGATATCGGTTTTAGCGAACTGCTATTGGTGTTCATCATCGGCCTCGTCGTTCTGGGGCCGCAACGACTGCCTGTGGCGGTAAAAACGGTAGCGGGCTGGATTCGCGCGTTGCGTTCACTGGCGACAACGGTGCAGAACGAACTGACCCAGGAGTTAAAACTCCAGGAGTTTCAGGACAGTCTGAAAAAGGTTGAAAAGGCGAGCCTCACTAACCTGACGCCCGAACTGAAAGCGTCGATGGATGAATTACGCCAGGCTGCGGAGTCGATGAAGCGTTCCTACGTTGCAAACGATCCTGAAAAGGCGAGCGATGAAGCGCACACCATCCATAACCCGGTGGTGAAAGACAATGAAACTGCGCATGAAGGCGTAACGCCTGCTGCTGCACAAACGCAGGCCAGTTCGCCGGAACAGAAGCCAGAAACCACGCCAGAGCCGGTGGTAAAACCTGCTGCGGACGCTGAACCGAAAACCGCTGCACCTTCCCCTTCGTCGAGTGATAAACCGTAA
- the tatA gene encoding Sec-independent protein translocase subunit TatA: MGGISIWQLLIIAVIVVLLFGTKKLGSIGSDLGASIKGFKKAMSDDEPKQDKTSQDADFTAKTIADKQADTNQEQAKTEDAKRHDKEQV; this comes from the coding sequence ATGGGTGGTATCAGTATTTGGCAGTTATTGATTATTGCCGTCATCGTTGTACTGCTTTTTGGCACCAAAAAGCTCGGCTCCATCGGTTCCGATCTTGGTGCGTCGATCAAAGGCTTTAAAAAAGCAATGAGCGATGATGAACCAAAGCAGGATAAAACCAGCCAGGATGCTGATTTTACTGCGAAAACTATCGCCGATAAGCAGGCGGATACGAATCAGGAACAGGCTAAAACAGAAGACGCGAAGCGCCACGATAAAGAGCAGGTGTAA
- the ubiB gene encoding ubiquinone biosynthesis regulatory protein kinase UbiB has protein sequence MTPGEVRRLYFIIRTFLSYGLDELIPKMRITLPLRLWRYSLFWMPNRHKDKPLGERLRLALQELGPVWIKFGQMLSTRRDLFPPHIADQLALLQDKVAPFDGKLAKQQIEAAMGGLPVEAWFDDFEIKPLASASIAQVHTARLKSNGKEVVIKVIRPDILPVIKADLKLIYRLARWVPRLLPDGRRLRPTEVVREYEKTLIDELNLLRESANAIQLRRNFEDSPMLYIPEVYPDYCSEGMMVMERIYGIPVSDVATLEKNGTNMKLLAERGVQVFFTQVFRDSFFHADMHPGNIFVSYEHPENPKYIGIDCGIVGSLNKEDKRYLAENFIAFFNRDYRKVAELHVDSGWVPPDTNVEEFEFAIRTVCEPIFEKPLAEISFGHVLLNLFNTARRFNMEVQPQLVLLQKTLLYVEGVGRQLYPQLDLWKTAKPFLESWIKDQVGIPALVRAFKEKAPFWVEKMPELPELVYDSLRQGKYLQHSVDKIARELQSNHVRQGQSRYFLGIGATLVLSGTFLLVSRPEWGLMPGWLMAGGLIAWFVGWRKTR, from the coding sequence ATGACGCCAGGTGAAGTACGGCGCCTATATTTCATCATTCGCACTTTTTTAAGCTACGGACTTGATGAACTGATCCCCAAAATGCGTATCACCCTGCCGCTACGGCTATGGCGATACTCATTATTCTGGATGCCAAATCGGCATAAAGACAAACCTTTAGGTGAGCGACTACGACTGGCCCTGCAAGAACTGGGACCGGTATGGATCAAGTTCGGGCAGATGTTATCAACCCGCCGCGATCTTTTTCCGCCGCATATTGCCGATCAGCTGGCGTTATTGCAGGACAAAGTCGCTCCGTTTGATGGCAAGCTGGCGAAGCAGCAGATTGAAGCTGCAATGGGCGGCTTGCCGGTAGAAGCGTGGTTTGACGATTTTGAAATCAAGCCGCTGGCTTCTGCTTCTATCGCCCAGGTTCATACCGCGCGATTGAAATCGAATGGTAAAGAGGTGGTGATTAAAGTTATCCGCCCGGATATTTTGCCGGTCATTAAAGCGGATCTGAAACTTATTTACCGTCTGGCTCGCTGGGTGCCGCGTTTGCTGCCGGATGGTCGCCGTCTGCGCCCAACCGAAGTGGTGCGCGAGTACGAAAAGACCTTGATTGATGAACTGAATTTGCTGCGGGAATCTGCCAACGCCATTCAGCTTCGACGCAATTTTGAAGACAGCCCGATGCTCTACATCCCGGAAGTTTACCCTGACTATTGTAGTGAAGGGATGATGGTGATGGAGCGTATTTACGGCATTCCGGTGTCTGATGTTGCGACGCTGGAGAAAAACGGCACCAACATGAAATTGCTGGCGGAACGCGGCGTGCAGGTGTTCTTCACTCAGGTCTTTCGCGACAGCTTTTTCCATGCTGATATGCACCCTGGCAACATCTTCGTAAGCTATGAACACCCGGAAAACCCGAAATATATCGGCATTGATTGCGGGATTGTTGGCTCGCTAAACAAAGAAGATAAACGCTATCTGGCGGAAAACTTTATCGCCTTCTTTAATCGCGACTATCGCAAAGTGGCAGAGCTACACGTCGATTCTGGTTGGGTGCCACCAGATACCAACGTTGAAGAGTTCGAATTTGCCATTCGTACGGTCTGTGAACCTATCTTTGAGAAACCGCTGGCCGAAATTTCGTTTGGACATGTACTGTTAAATCTGTTTAATACGGCGCGTCGCTTCAATATGGAAGTGCAGCCGCAACTGGTGTTACTCCAGAAAACCCTGCTCTACGTCGAAGGGGTAGGACGCCAGCTTTATCCGCAACTCGATTTATGGAAAACGGCGAAGCCTTTCCTGGAGTCGTGGATTAAAGATCAGGTCGGTATTCCTGCGCTGGTGAGAGCATTTAAAGAAAAAGCGCCGTTCTGGGTCGAAAAAATGCCAGAACTGCCTGAACTGGTTTACGACAGTTTGCGCCAGGGCAAGTATTTACAGCATAGTGTTGATAAGATTGCCCGCGAGCTTCAGTCAAATCATGTACGTCAGGGACAATCGCGTTATTTTCTCGGAATTGGCGCTACGTTAGTATTAAGTGGCACATTCTTGTTGGTCAGCCGACCTGAATGGGGGCTGATGCCCGGCTGGTTAATGGCAGGTGGTCTGATCGCCTGGTTTGTCGGTTGGCGCAAAACACGCTGA